One region of Skermanella mucosa genomic DNA includes:
- a CDS encoding ABC transporter ATP-binding protein: MTDLLSVRDLAVDFRLSGGEVRAVRGVSFDIKAGETLALVGESGSGKSVTALSILQLLPYPMAAHPAGSSIRFKGTELVGAEEKTLREVRGDRIAMIFQEPMTSLNPLHTIEKQINETLFLHKGLTRSAARRRTLELLRLVGLPEAEKRLAAYPHELSGGQRQRVMIAMALANEPDLLIADEPTTALDVTIQAQILELLKDLQRRFNMALLLITHDLGIVRKMADQVCVMNQGEIVEKGSNAELFAGPRHPYTQRLLAAEPKGNPAPPPEDAADVMIARDIKVHFPIRKGLLRRTVDHVRAVDGISVTVREGHTVGVVGESGSGKTTLGLALLRLHASQGAIRYDGKDIQGWQAKQMRPLRREMQVVFQDPYGSLSPRLSVAQIIEEGLKIHGIGSRAEREAMIARSLEEVGLDPASRNRYPHEFSGGQRQRIAIARAMVLKPRFVVLDEPTSALDMSVQAQIVDLLRDLQVKHNLAYLFISHDLKVVRALSNEVIVMKDGKVVESGPTRQIFEAPRQDYTRALIAAALNLVAVKTSDVRM; the protein is encoded by the coding sequence ATGACCGACCTGCTCTCCGTCCGCGACCTGGCGGTCGATTTCCGGCTGTCGGGCGGCGAGGTCCGTGCCGTCCGGGGCGTGTCGTTCGACATCAAGGCGGGCGAGACCCTGGCGCTGGTCGGCGAGTCGGGTTCCGGCAAGTCGGTGACCGCCCTGTCGATCCTGCAGCTCCTGCCCTATCCCATGGCGGCGCATCCGGCCGGCAGCAGCATCCGCTTCAAGGGGACCGAGCTGGTGGGGGCGGAGGAGAAGACGCTCCGGGAAGTTCGCGGCGACCGCATCGCCATGATCTTCCAGGAGCCGATGACCTCCCTGAACCCGCTCCACACCATCGAGAAGCAGATCAACGAGACCTTGTTCCTGCACAAGGGGCTGACCCGCTCGGCCGCCCGGCGGCGCACGCTGGAACTGCTGCGCCTCGTCGGGTTGCCGGAAGCGGAGAAGCGTCTGGCGGCGTACCCCCACGAGCTTTCGGGCGGCCAGCGCCAGCGCGTGATGATCGCCATGGCGCTGGCCAACGAGCCGGACCTGCTGATCGCGGACGAGCCGACCACCGCGCTGGACGTGACGATCCAGGCCCAGATCCTGGAGTTGCTGAAGGACCTCCAGCGCCGCTTCAACATGGCGTTGCTGCTGATCACCCACGATCTCGGCATCGTGCGCAAGATGGCGGACCAGGTCTGCGTCATGAACCAGGGCGAGATCGTCGAGAAGGGGTCCAACGCGGAGCTGTTCGCCGGTCCGCGCCACCCCTATACCCAGCGGCTGCTGGCGGCGGAGCCGAAGGGCAACCCGGCGCCGCCGCCCGAGGACGCGGCCGACGTGATGATCGCGCGGGACATCAAGGTCCATTTCCCGATCAGGAAGGGACTGCTGCGCCGGACCGTCGATCACGTCCGGGCGGTGGACGGCATCAGCGTCACGGTGCGCGAGGGACACACCGTCGGCGTGGTCGGCGAGTCGGGGTCGGGCAAGACGACGCTGGGGCTGGCGCTGCTGCGCCTGCACGCCAGCCAGGGCGCCATCCGCTATGACGGCAAGGATATCCAGGGCTGGCAGGCCAAGCAGATGCGCCCGCTGCGCCGGGAGATGCAGGTTGTCTTCCAGGACCCCTACGGCAGCCTCAGCCCCCGCCTGTCTGTCGCCCAGATCATCGAGGAAGGGCTGAAGATCCACGGCATCGGCAGCAGGGCCGAGCGGGAGGCGATGATCGCCCGGTCGCTGGAGGAGGTCGGGCTGGACCCGGCCAGCCGCAACCGCTATCCGCACGAGTTCTCCGGCGGCCAGCGCCAGCGGATCGCGATCGCCCGCGCCATGGTGCTGAAGCCGCGATTCGTCGTCCTGGACGAGCCGACCTCGGCCCTGGACATGTCCGTCCAGGCGCAGATCGTCGACCTGCTGCGGGACTTGCAGGTGAAGCACAACCTGGCCTATCTCTTCATCAGCCATGACCTGAAAGTGGTAAGGGCCCTCTCCAACGAGGTGATCGTGATGAAGGACGGCAAGGTGGTCGAATCGGGTCCGACGCGGCAGATCTTCGAGGCGCCCCGGCAGGACTATACCCGCGCCCTCATCGCCGCGGCGCTGAACCTGGTCGCGGTCAAGACCTCCGACGTGCGGATGTGA
- a CDS encoding ABC transporter permease — translation MDDARTIPPAAPADRFLGMRITPITRRRLHNFKANRRGFWSLWIFLILFTLSLFAEFIANDKPLLIRYDDAFYMPIFTVYPETTFGGEFETQADYRDPFVRDLIDEKGWMIWPVIRYSYRTINYDLTVPAPAPPSSENWLGTDDQGRDVVARLIYGFRISILFGLTLTIFSSIIGIAAGAVQGYFGGTTDLLFQRFIEIWSGLPTLYLLIILASVVEPNFWWLLGLLLLFNWMSLVGVVRAEFLRARNFDYVRAARALGAGDVLIMVKHVLPNAMVATLTFMPFILNGSITTLTALDFLGFGLPPGSPSLGELLAQGKANLQAPWLGLTAFFTLAIMLSLLIFIGEAVRDAFDPRKSVGPLPRKGLTANPAAASAEKKAAAE, via the coding sequence ATGGACGATGCCCGAACCATTCCCCCCGCCGCCCCGGCGGACCGCTTCCTGGGCATGCGCATCACGCCGATCACGCGGCGGCGGCTGCACAACTTCAAGGCCAACCGTCGGGGATTCTGGTCCCTGTGGATCTTCCTGATCCTCTTCACGCTGAGCCTGTTCGCCGAGTTCATCGCCAACGACAAGCCGCTGCTGATCCGCTACGACGACGCGTTCTACATGCCGATCTTCACGGTCTATCCGGAGACCACGTTCGGCGGCGAGTTCGAGACCCAGGCCGACTACCGCGACCCGTTCGTGCGCGACCTGATCGACGAGAAGGGCTGGATGATCTGGCCGGTGATCCGCTACTCCTACCGGACCATCAACTACGACCTGACCGTCCCGGCCCCGGCGCCGCCGTCCTCCGAGAACTGGCTGGGCACCGACGACCAGGGGCGCGACGTGGTGGCGCGGCTGATCTACGGCTTCCGCATCTCGATCCTGTTCGGGCTGACGCTGACGATCTTCTCCTCGATCATCGGCATCGCGGCCGGAGCGGTGCAGGGCTATTTCGGCGGCACGACCGACCTGCTGTTCCAGCGCTTCATCGAGATCTGGTCGGGACTGCCCACGCTCTACCTGCTGATCATCCTGGCCAGCGTGGTCGAGCCGAACTTCTGGTGGCTGCTGGGACTGCTGCTGCTGTTCAACTGGATGAGCCTGGTCGGCGTCGTCCGGGCGGAGTTCCTGCGCGCCCGCAACTTCGACTATGTCAGGGCGGCCCGCGCGCTGGGCGCCGGCGACGTGCTGATCATGGTCAAGCATGTGCTGCCCAACGCCATGGTGGCGACGCTGACCTTCATGCCCTTCATCCTGAACGGCTCGATCACTACCCTGACCGCGCTCGACTTCCTGGGCTTCGGCCTGCCGCCCGGCTCGCCGTCGCTGGGCGAGCTGCTGGCCCAGGGCAAGGCCAACCTGCAGGCACCCTGGCTGGGCCTGACCGCCTTTTTCACGCTCGCCATCATGCTGAGCCTGCTGATCTTCATCGGCGAGGCGGTGCGCGACGCCTTCGATCCCCGGAAGTCGGTCGGCCCGCTGCCCCGCAAAGGGCTGACGGCCAACCCGGCCGCCGCGTCGGCGGAGAAGAAGGCGGCGGCGGAATGA
- a CDS encoding microcin C ABC transporter permease YejB has product MLAYIVRRLLLIIPTLLGIMVINFLIVQAAPGGPIEQTLAQLQGTGVDATARIGGTSGGGDLPPQAQQSGGEQVTGRYRGAQGLDPEFIKELERQFGFDKPLHERFLQMMASYLTFDFGTSYFRDQRVIDLVIDKLPVSISLGLWTTLITYLISIPLGIRKAVRDGSKFDIWTSGVVIVGYAIPSFLFAVLLIVLFAGGRYLDWFPLRGLTSEGWDLMPWWQQVLDYFWHITLPVVALVIGGFAGLTMLTKNSFMEEVNKQYVITARAKGLGEGRVLYGHIFRNAMLIVIAGFPGAFIGILFTGSLLIEVIFSLDGLGLLGFEAAINRDYPVMFATLYIFTLLGLLMNLIGDLTYVAVDPRIDFEARRT; this is encoded by the coding sequence ATGCTGGCCTACATCGTCCGCCGCCTGCTGCTGATCATCCCGACCCTGCTCGGGATCATGGTGATCAATTTCCTGATCGTGCAGGCGGCTCCCGGCGGCCCGATCGAGCAGACGCTCGCCCAGCTCCAGGGGACGGGGGTGGATGCCACGGCGCGGATCGGCGGCACGTCGGGCGGCGGCGACCTGCCGCCCCAGGCCCAGCAGTCGGGCGGCGAGCAGGTCACCGGCCGCTACCGGGGCGCCCAGGGACTGGACCCCGAGTTCATCAAGGAGCTGGAGCGGCAGTTCGGCTTCGACAAGCCGCTGCACGAGCGCTTCCTCCAGATGATGGCCAGCTACCTGACCTTCGATTTCGGGACCAGCTATTTCCGCGACCAGCGGGTGATCGACCTGGTGATCGACAAACTGCCGGTGTCGATCTCCCTGGGGTTGTGGACCACGCTCATCACCTACCTGATCTCGATCCCGCTGGGCATCCGAAAGGCGGTGCGCGACGGGTCGAAGTTCGACATCTGGACCAGCGGCGTGGTCATCGTCGGCTATGCCATTCCCAGCTTCCTGTTCGCCGTGCTGCTGATCGTGCTGTTCGCCGGCGGCCGCTATCTCGACTGGTTCCCGCTGCGCGGGCTGACCAGCGAGGGCTGGGACCTGATGCCCTGGTGGCAGCAGGTGCTGGACTATTTCTGGCACATCACCCTGCCGGTGGTGGCGCTGGTGATCGGCGGCTTCGCCGGCCTGACCATGCTGACCAAGAACAGCTTCATGGAGGAGGTCAACAAGCAGTACGTCATCACCGCGCGGGCCAAGGGGCTGGGCGAGGGGCGGGTGCTGTACGGCCACATCTTCCGCAACGCCATGCTGATCGTGATCGCCGGGTTCCCCGGAGCCTTCATCGGCATCCTGTTCACCGGGTCGCTGCTGATCGAGGTGATCTTCTCGCTGGACGGGCTGGGGCTGCTGGGCTTCGAGGCGGCGATCAACCGCGATTATCCCGTGATGTTCGCGACGCTCTATATCTTCACGCTGCTGGGACTGCTGATGAACCTGATCGGCGACCTGACCTATGTCGCGGTCGATCCCCGCATCGACTTCGAGGCGAGGAGGACGTGA